In the Sphingomonas sp. LM7 genome, one interval contains:
- a CDS encoding 3-hydroxyacyl-CoA dehydrogenase NAD-binding domain-containing protein gives MTSPITTSRQGDVLILTSDNPPVNALGAAVRQGLQAGIEEAKNDDSIKAVVIIAAGKTFFAGADITEFGKAMQEPSLPVLVDQIEALDKPVIAAVHGTALGGGCEVALASHYRIAVPSAKFGLPEVKLGILPGAGGTQRMPRVAGVEAALELATKGDPISATQAKEAGLVDRLATEGNLLADAVTFAQEVIGKPVSRSSERPVTVDPAVFEAFRKTNAKRFRGMDAPNAIVDLIEATAGKPYAEGVQAERMGFMKLIMGAQSAALRHIFFAERKAAKIDGIAEDITLRDIKRVGVIGAGTMGGGISMNFLTAGVPVTIVEMAQEALDRGTATIRKNYEATAAKGRMTPEQVEGAMGLLKPTLNFDDLAECDLIIEAVYESMDVKKDVFGRLDKIAKPGAILASNTSYLNVDEIAAATSRPQDVLGLHFFSPANVMKLLEIVRGAKTADDVLATAMALSKKIKKVAVIAGVCYGFIGNRMLMPRQIEANKMLLEGATPEQIDKVHVAFGMPMGPFQMADLAGVDIGWHRDPDRIENIRDALAAEGRWGQKKSAGFYDYDEKRTPSNSPRVAELIEEWRGKLNVPSHEITEEEIVVRTLYTMVNEGALILAEGMAQRASDIDVVWVYGYGWPPYRGGPMFWADTEGLAKIVAGLEKYGFEVAPLLREKAEKGEKFNK, from the coding sequence ATGACCTCCCCCATCACTACCAGCCGCCAGGGCGATGTCCTGATCCTCACGTCGGACAATCCGCCGGTGAATGCGCTCGGCGCCGCAGTGCGCCAGGGCCTGCAGGCGGGCATCGAGGAAGCGAAGAACGACGACAGCATCAAGGCGGTCGTCATTATCGCCGCGGGCAAGACCTTCTTCGCGGGCGCCGACATCACAGAATTCGGCAAGGCGATGCAGGAGCCCTCGCTTCCCGTGCTGGTCGATCAGATCGAGGCGCTCGACAAGCCGGTGATCGCCGCGGTCCACGGTACTGCACTCGGCGGCGGCTGCGAAGTCGCCCTCGCCTCGCACTATCGCATCGCCGTCCCTAGCGCCAAGTTCGGCCTGCCAGAGGTGAAGCTCGGCATCCTGCCCGGCGCCGGCGGCACCCAGCGCATGCCGCGCGTTGCAGGCGTAGAAGCCGCGCTCGAACTCGCTACCAAGGGCGATCCCATTTCCGCCACCCAGGCCAAGGAAGCCGGCCTCGTCGACCGGCTCGCCACCGAAGGCAATCTCCTCGCCGACGCCGTCACCTTCGCACAGGAAGTCATCGGCAAACCGGTCTCGCGCTCGTCCGAACGTCCGGTAACCGTCGATCCCGCCGTGTTCGAGGCCTTCCGTAAGACCAACGCGAAGCGTTTCCGCGGCATGGATGCGCCCAACGCGATCGTCGACCTGATCGAGGCGACCGCCGGCAAGCCCTATGCCGAGGGCGTCCAGGCCGAGCGCATGGGCTTCATGAAGCTGATCATGGGCGCCCAGTCGGCCGCGCTGCGCCACATCTTCTTCGCCGAGCGCAAGGCCGCCAAGATCGACGGCATCGCCGAGGACATCACGCTGCGCGACATCAAGCGCGTCGGCGTGATCGGCGCCGGCACGATGGGCGGCGGCATCTCGATGAACTTCCTCACCGCCGGCGTGCCGGTGACCATCGTTGAGATGGCACAGGAAGCGCTCGACCGCGGCACCGCGACGATCCGCAAGAATTACGAAGCGACTGCCGCCAAGGGCCGGATGACGCCCGAGCAGGTCGAAGGCGCGATGGGGCTGCTCAAGCCCACGCTCAATTTCGACGATCTCGCCGAGTGCGATCTCATCATCGAAGCGGTCTATGAGAGCATGGATGTCAAGAAGGACGTGTTCGGCCGGCTCGACAAGATCGCCAAGCCCGGCGCCATCCTCGCCTCGAACACCTCCTACCTCAACGTGGACGAGATCGCCGCGGCGACCAGCCGTCCGCAGGATGTGCTCGGCCTGCACTTCTTCTCGCCCGCCAACGTGATGAAGCTGCTCGAAATCGTCCGCGGCGCCAAGACCGCCGACGACGTCCTCGCCACCGCGATGGCGCTCAGCAAGAAGATCAAGAAAGTCGCCGTCATCGCCGGCGTCTGCTACGGCTTCATCGGCAATCGCATGCTGATGCCGCGCCAGATCGAGGCGAACAAGATGCTGCTCGAAGGCGCCACGCCCGAGCAGATCGACAAGGTCCATGTCGCCTTCGGCATGCCGATGGGCCCCTTCCAGATGGCCGACCTCGCCGGCGTCGACATCGGCTGGCACCGCGATCCCGACCGCATCGAGAACATCCGCGACGCGCTCGCCGCCGAGGGCCGCTGGGGCCAGAAGAAGAGCGCAGGCTTCTACGATTATGACGAGAAGCGCACGCCGTCGAACAGCCCGCGCGTCGCCGAACTGATCGAGGAGTGGCGCGGAAAGCTGAACGTGCCCAGCCACGAGATCACCGAGGAGGAGATCGTCGTCCGCACGCTCTATACGATGGTCAACGAAGGTGCCTTGATCCTGGCGGAAGGCATGGCCCAACGCGCGTCGGACATCGATGTGGTGTGGGTCTATGGCTATGGCTGGCCCCCGTACCGCGGCGGCCCGATGTTCTGGGCCGATACCGAGGGTCTGGCCAAGATCGTCGCGGGCTTGGAGAAATACGGCTTCGAAGTTGCCCCGTTGCTCCGCGAGAAGGCGGAAAAGGGCGAGAAGTTCAACAAGTGA
- a CDS encoding serine hydrolase, protein MQMTRPGRYGFDAARLARIDAFVKERYLDSGKLPHAQLLIARDGEIAHFSHQGAARQGGAPVDEGTLFRIASMTKPITSLAFMMLVEEARVALDTPVHHVLPELKGLGVYAGGGAGVPFATKPTAEPMRMVDLLRHTSGLTYSFQNRTNVDAAYRQSKMETWHGNLTLDEFVAALGKLPLEFSPGAEWNYSVSTDVLGAVVERVSGMKLDRFFEERIFAPLGMVDTFFLVPADKIDRLADCWALDDSGKRVLYDRGDASAWSRFPKLVSGGGGLVSTALDYHRFCSFCLNGGVLDGVRLVSPKTIELMTMNHLPGGSDLATMSRSLFSEATNAGTGFGLGFAVTTDVARTLVPGSAGEYYWGGMFSTAFFVDPVERIHLVFMTQFTPSMRYPIRRELKTLIYSALT, encoded by the coding sequence ATGCAGATGACACGGCCGGGACGCTACGGATTCGACGCTGCACGGCTGGCGCGAATCGATGCGTTCGTGAAGGAGCGCTATCTCGACTCGGGCAAGCTACCCCATGCGCAGTTGCTCATCGCCCGCGATGGCGAGATCGCGCATTTCTCGCATCAGGGCGCGGCACGCCAAGGCGGCGCGCCCGTGGACGAGGGCACGCTGTTCCGCATCGCCTCGATGACCAAGCCGATCACCAGCCTCGCCTTCATGATGCTGGTCGAGGAAGCCAGGGTCGCGCTCGATACGCCGGTCCATCACGTCCTGCCCGAACTGAAGGGCCTCGGCGTCTATGCCGGCGGTGGCGCGGGCGTCCCGTTCGCGACCAAGCCGACGGCCGAGCCGATGCGCATGGTCGATTTGCTGCGCCACACATCGGGCCTGACCTACAGCTTCCAGAACCGCACCAATGTCGATGCCGCCTATCGCCAATCGAAGATGGAGACTTGGCACGGCAATCTGACCCTCGACGAATTCGTCGCGGCACTCGGCAAGCTGCCGCTCGAATTCTCACCCGGCGCCGAATGGAACTACTCCGTTTCGACGGACGTGCTCGGCGCCGTGGTCGAGCGCGTCTCAGGCATGAAGCTCGATCGCTTTTTCGAGGAGCGCATCTTCGCCCCGCTCGGCATGGTCGACACCTTCTTCCTGGTGCCCGCCGACAAGATCGACCGTCTCGCCGATTGCTGGGCGCTCGACGATTCCGGCAAGCGCGTCCTCTACGATCGCGGCGACGCCTCGGCTTGGTCGCGCTTTCCCAAGCTCGTCTCGGGTGGCGGCGGTCTGGTCTCGACGGCCCTCGACTATCACCGTTTCTGCAGCTTCTGCCTGAACGGCGGAGTGCTCGATGGCGTCCGCTTGGTCAGCCCCAAGACGATCGAGCTGATGACGATGAACCACCTCCCCGGCGGTTCGGACCTCGCCACCATGTCCCGTTCGCTGTTCAGCGAGGCGACCAACGCGGGCACCGGCTTCGGCCTGGGCTTCGCGGTCACCACCGATGTCGCGCGGACGCTGGTCCCCGGCTCGGCGGGCGAATATTATTGGGGCGGGATGTTCTCGACTGCCTTTTTCGTCGATCCCGTCGAGCGCATCCATTTGGTGTTCATGACGCAGTTCACCCCGTCGATGCGCTACCCGATCCGCCGTGAACTCAAGACGCTAATCTATTCGGCGCTGACATGA
- a CDS encoding class I adenylate-forming enzyme family protein: MSLEQAKALLTAPGAKFEMETVDIGGVPTRVWKQAPPSLRVLAQMVRAYGAREFTIYQDERVTFEANYRATSHIAHKLAEMGVRKGDRIGLAMRNLPEWPAIFFAGMAIGAIIVPLNAWWTGGELEYALKDSGVKILFVDGERHERLKQCYDKLPDLDHVVVSRAKGSLEPPAVALESLIGEANAWATLDDIGFPDAEIAPDDDATIFYTSGTTGSPKGALGTHRNLITNILSSAYVAARTMLRRGETPPPAPEPKTMLLVIPLFHVTACSAAMMGAVASGSTLVFMRKWEPELAMEIIQRERVHATGGVPTIAWQLLEHPARANYDLSSLETIAYGGAPSAPELVKRIHQEFGALPGNGWGMTETMATVTNHSGEEYLARPTSAGPPVAAADLKIMSVEGDRELPLGEVGELWARGPMVVKGYWNKPEATAETFVDGWVRTGDLARLDEDGFLYVVDRAKDMIIRGGENIYSSEVEDVLYAHPAVTDCALVGVPHRTLGEEPAAVVHLAPGKSATEAELQEWVRARLAGFKVPVQVRFVKDVLPRNAQGKILKTDLRELFAEEAAA; this comes from the coding sequence ATGTCGCTGGAGCAGGCCAAGGCACTGCTGACTGCGCCGGGCGCCAAGTTCGAGATGGAGACCGTCGATATCGGCGGCGTGCCGACCCGAGTGTGGAAACAGGCGCCGCCATCGCTGCGAGTGCTGGCGCAGATGGTGCGGGCTTATGGTGCGCGCGAATTCACGATCTACCAGGACGAGCGCGTCACCTTCGAGGCGAATTATCGGGCGACGTCGCATATCGCGCACAAGCTGGCCGAAATGGGCGTGCGCAAGGGCGACCGGATCGGGCTGGCGATGCGCAACCTGCCTGAATGGCCGGCGATCTTCTTCGCGGGCATGGCGATCGGCGCGATCATCGTGCCGCTCAATGCGTGGTGGACCGGCGGCGAGCTAGAATATGCCCTCAAGGACTCGGGGGTGAAAATCCTGTTCGTCGATGGCGAACGGCACGAGCGGCTGAAGCAATGCTATGACAAGCTGCCCGATCTCGATCATGTGGTGGTCAGCCGCGCCAAGGGTTCGCTGGAGCCGCCGGCAGTCGCGCTCGAATCGCTGATCGGCGAGGCGAACGCCTGGGCCACGCTCGACGATATCGGCTTTCCGGATGCCGAGATCGCGCCGGACGACGATGCGACGATCTTCTACACCAGCGGCACCACCGGCAGCCCCAAGGGCGCGCTGGGCACGCACCGCAACCTGATCACCAACATCCTGTCGAGCGCCTATGTCGCGGCGCGGACGATGCTGCGCCGGGGCGAGACGCCCCCGCCGGCACCCGAGCCCAAGACGATGCTGCTGGTCATCCCGCTGTTCCACGTCACGGCTTGCTCGGCGGCGATGATGGGGGCGGTCGCTTCGGGATCGACCCTCGTGTTCATGCGCAAATGGGAGCCCGAGCTGGCGATGGAGATCATCCAGCGCGAGCGCGTCCACGCCACCGGCGGGGTACCCACGATCGCGTGGCAGCTGCTCGAGCACCCGGCGCGGGCGAACTACGACCTGTCGAGCCTGGAAACGATTGCCTATGGCGGCGCACCCTCGGCGCCCGAGCTGGTCAAGCGCATCCACCAGGAATTCGGGGCGCTCCCCGGAAACGGCTGGGGGATGACCGAGACGATGGCGACGGTGACCAACCATTCAGGCGAGGAATATCTCGCGCGGCCGACCAGTGCGGGGCCGCCGGTGGCCGCTGCCGACCTCAAGATCATGTCGGTGGAGGGCGATCGCGAGCTTCCGCTCGGTGAAGTCGGCGAACTCTGGGCGCGCGGGCCGATGGTCGTGAAGGGCTATTGGAACAAGCCCGAGGCGACGGCGGAGACCTTTGTCGATGGCTGGGTGCGTACCGGCGATCTGGCGCGGCTGGACGAGGACGGGTTTCTCTATGTCGTGGATCGCGCCAAGGACATGATCATCCGCGGCGGCGAGAACATCTATTCGAGCGAAGTCGAGGACGTGCTCTACGCGCATCCCGCGGTGACCGATTGTGCGCTGGTCGGCGTGCCGCATCGCACCTTGGGCGAGGAGCCTGCAGCGGTAGTGCATCTGGCGCCGGGCAAGTCGGCGACCGAGGCCGAGTTGCAGGAATGGGTGCGCGCGCGGCTGGCGGGGTTCAAGGTGCCGGTGCAGGTACGCTTCGTGAAGGACGTGCTGCCGCGCAATGCCCAGGGGAAGATCCTGAAGACCGATCTGCGCGAGCTGTTCGCCGAGGAAGCCGCGGCCTGA
- a CDS encoding cupin domain-containing protein, which produces MLLPLIFVTSLIGGAQDVAPVPGGCSAPAAENVGKPGCFLSAEIEIAKPPAELFWHITSFASEARAQQEAPRHLWKTLVHAHGRVWLYVVGRREEDIRSGELWGVVGPLKVPGKGPVTVRFMESLFPPGMRTRVHAHSGPEAFFVVDGEQCVETPRDKHRIPARQSYIVERGAHLQAAPGGRRSLVAIVAPKGEPWMTLGQDWVPTGFCS; this is translated from the coding sequence ATGCTTCTGCCCCTGATATTCGTGACGAGCCTCATCGGTGGTGCGCAGGACGTGGCTCCCGTTCCGGGCGGCTGCAGCGCGCCGGCCGCGGAGAATGTCGGCAAGCCGGGCTGTTTTCTTTCCGCCGAGATCGAGATCGCCAAGCCGCCGGCGGAGCTGTTCTGGCACATCACGAGCTTCGCCAGCGAGGCGCGGGCGCAACAGGAAGCGCCGCGGCACCTCTGGAAGACCCTCGTGCACGCGCATGGCCGGGTCTGGCTCTACGTGGTCGGACGCCGCGAGGAGGACATCCGCAGCGGCGAACTTTGGGGTGTGGTGGGGCCGCTCAAGGTTCCGGGGAAGGGCCCGGTTACGGTGCGCTTTATGGAGTCGTTGTTTCCGCCTGGCATGCGGACTCGGGTGCATGCGCATTCTGGGCCCGAGGCATTTTTCGTCGTCGATGGCGAGCAGTGCGTCGAGACGCCAAGGGACAAGCACCGGATTCCGGCACGGCAGAGCTATATCGTCGAGCGTGGCGCGCATTTGCAGGCGGCACCCGGCGGCCGGCGAAGCCTGGTGGCGATCGTCGCGCCCAAGGGCGAGCCGTGGATGACCCTCGGCCAGGATTGGGTGCCGACGGGGTTCTGCTCCTAG
- a CDS encoding DUF2809 domain-containing protein, whose translation MRFHRGYALLTLGLFLVEVVIALFVRDRFVRPYLGDTLAVIFVYAGLRAIFRIGVVHAVVIALTIAFMVEFAQLFRLLDLLGLDRNPVARVVLGYGFELKDLLAYTAGALIVLATERWRAPG comes from the coding sequence ATGCGCTTCCACCGCGGCTATGCCCTGCTCACGCTGGGCCTGTTCCTCGTCGAAGTCGTGATCGCGCTGTTCGTGCGGGACCGTTTCGTCCGTCCCTATCTGGGCGACACGCTGGCGGTGATCTTCGTCTATGCCGGGCTACGCGCCATATTCCGTATCGGCGTGGTCCATGCAGTCGTGATCGCCCTGACGATCGCCTTCATGGTCGAGTTCGCCCAGCTTTTCCGCTTGCTCGACCTGCTCGGTCTCGATCGCAATCCGGTCGCGCGCGTCGTGCTTGGCTATGGCTTCGAGTTGAAAGATCTCCTCGCCTACACCGCGGGCGCGCTGATCGTCCTCGCCACCGAGCGATGGCGCGCACCCGGCTGA